The genomic window TGTTCTCCTATTTAAATCAGATGCATGAGACATACTAATTTCCACACTCCGTGTGTTGCACACGTAAAACTCTAGTCCGAGGATAGCGCAGGGATATTGGTGTGTTCTTTTCCGTACATCAAAAACCAGCCAGGTGAtgtattaaaattatttcaaaaaagtGGCATTTTATATAGTAAACCTCAAGTTCAAAAATAACCTATCGAACCTCAAATAAAATCTTTCACTCCAGAATATCTTAATTAACTATATGCTACATCCAAGAGAATATCCACTGAATAATATGCACTAAGATTTATTACAGGTTTATGGATTGAACAAGACGCATGtttcttagattttttattaattaatttttacctAAATGACTAAGAATAAAATCATGGCCTTGGATAATTGATTCAACACTGGACCTCAAGAGTatcagttaaaattattttattgagaCTGTGTTTGGCATCGCTATCATTTTttccttttaaaatttaaaaataattttttcttttatacatcaaattttttgataacaaaaaatatatttagttcatttttttttttataatgaggACCATTGATAGGGCAGAtaacgagagagggaaagagatggGGTCAGTATATAGTTGAGGATAAGAGAGAGCTCGATATCAAGAGGAGTAGTAGTCGAGGGAGCGGCAAAGCATAAGTGGCCAAAATGGTGaaaatttctagaataaatcTTAACATAAAAATTGATAGATATTGATTTTTATACATATGAAACTTTTGATATATCTTTAACATCATCAGGTATAAGATAATTTGTTGATGGCTGTAAGTTTCCCAACAATAATAACCTAAAAATGGATGGTTATATCAGAAACATAATGCTGATTACTAAAACAGATTAGCTCATGCATCAGAGGACACTATGTTAAATGTCAGTTACACATATCTCAAAATGCCCAACGAATATGCTAAAAGATACGTGCCTTTGTTCAATATATATTTCCATTAAACACCTATCATAAAGGATTATTAAACTTAGTCAAGAGTataaacataaaaatttatgaatttttgtgACTTCAATGCAAAAAATTATGTAGCCTTGCTTTTTCAAGCAATTGACGAAATATTTATTTGAAGAGGTAATTTTGATTGTGGGCCATTAAGATCCTGTTTCGATTATATTCACCTCAGGTATGTGCATTCTAGTTGGGTTAAATATAAGGCAAATTTCTCGAGCTTGATTTTAAatgaatcagatctaaatctcctaATTAGACTCAGACTTCCTATTTCGTTATATTGTCTCTTGGCTAGGTTGCTTCTGTTGAGTGTGGCTTGAATTTGATGTGACTTATGGTACAAATCCGATCAATTTGGATTTTAGTTGGGCCGTTTAAATATTTTggtctttcctatttattttaggatttggtggccatatacatacatacataaataaataaatatatacatatatatatatatatatatatatatatatagacacacaccttTTGTTATTAAGAGGGGTTGTCTTTTATTATGTGAGCCACCGTATACTCGTTATACTCCATCTTTTTTGATATAGTAAAATCTTTTTCCATCTTCGTCCGTGGATGTAGACCAAAAGCCGAACCACATAAATTATTATGTCATATTTTTTCTATGTATGATTGTTTGttgttattttagatttcatactaATTAATAGATAATCTTGCAACAAACTAGTATCGAAGTTCAGATTAGTTCAGATTTGTTTGTTGGATCTATTTTGGTTTCGATTATTTGttaattctattttttatttttcatgatttcttCATAATGGCTATGAAATTCAAGATCCAAAATTTTATGGAAAGAATGATTTCAATCTTTGTCATATGAAGATGTGAGCCCCATTGATTCAGCAAGGATTACTGAAGATGCTAAAGGGTAGAAATGCTTTGTCGATAATATTGTCAGATGAACATAAGGATGATCTTCTAGAGTGCTCACATAATACGATTCAGTTGTCTTTGGCAGATGAGATTCTATGAGAGATCGTAGACGAGTCATCTGCTACAGCATTGTGGCTTAGATTGGAGAACATTTATATGATCAATTCTCTAACAAATCAGCTTTATCTGAAGCTGCGGCTCTACACACTTTGGATAAAGGAAAGTATGCCTCTTAAAGGCcacattgataaaattattttagacttAAAAGATATTGATGTAAAAATTGATGATgaagatcaaattttattttgttatatTTATTATCTCTCTCGTTTGAGTATTTTGTTGATACTATGCTATATAGTCAGGACACTCTTTCTATAGAAGATATGGAGATTTCAATGAATTCGAGAGAGTTAAAGAAAAAGATGttcgaaatttgaaataaaaatcaaatgaaTAGTCTGATTGTTAGAAGTAGattaaaagaaaagaatttaAATTCAAGTTCAGAAAATAATAAAGGCGGATCAAAATCCAAAGGGAAGAAAGGCAAATGCAGTTAGTGTAAAAGGGAAGGGCACTGGAAATCTGATAATGACATGAAGTTTTATGAGGATCAATTTAATAGATTTTGTGAGATTGAAGGTATTGTAAGACACCACATAGTTAGAAAGATATTACAGTAGAATGATGTTGCAGAGCATTTGAATAGGATTTTTTAGAGAGAGCACGGTGTATACTTTCTTAATCAGATTTATCTCAAGATTTTTGGATTGAAGCTATTGATATGGCCCGCTACTTATAAATAGGTGTCCAACCACTCTATTGAGTTACAGATCCCTAGTGATGTATGGTCTGATATATATGCTTGctgattattttattttgaaaaatttggttGTCTTGCTTATGCACTGTCAGTGATAGTAAACATAGAAAAATGATATAGAAATATATCTTTTTGGTTATCAGTCTAGGATGAAAGGCTATAGATTATAATATGTTGAGTTTGGTTCTCAAAAATTTATAGTCAGTAGAAATATTATCTTTGATGAAAATTACACTTCATTCGAGATAGAAATCAATTGCTATAGATAAAGATCATGATGTTGATGAGCAGATGAAGTTTGAGGGTGAACCTTTAGTTCATCCATCATGGAGTGATATTTCAGTTCAAGGTGATGAGCATGAGATTGTTGATGAGAGAAATGTCCCTCAGGAGTAGCAGTACACCATAGTTACTGGTAGATTGAGAAGATAGATTAAACCtcttaaaaaatatggatatcaGATTTGGTCTCTTTTGTATTATTTATGGCAAAGTCTATTGAGATTCAAAATCCTATCAATTATCATAAGGCCATCATTGGTAGCAGTGAGTCCGTGTGGTGGCCTATTATTATGAATGAAGCAATTGAGTCTCTTCACAAAAATTAGACATGGGAGCTTACGAAACAATCACAAGACTAGAAGATTGCTGTGTCAAATgtgtcttcaaaaagaaaaaagaaatttcaGAGATTGAAGCAACAAAGTTTAAAGTATGCTTGGTTGCAAAAGGCTGTAGTTAGAGAAATGTGTAGACTTTAATAAATTTTCTCTTATATTGTGAAACATAGCCAGTCAGAGAGAATATATAGACTTtaatgaagttttttttttattgtaaacatAGCTCTATTCACATGTTGCATCTTAATATTGCATTGTTTGACTTAAGCTTAATGCCAAGATAGTTTTCTTACATGATGAGCTTAAGGAACAAATTTATATATAGCAGTCGGAGAAATTTGTTATTCAGAGGACTATATTTGCTTGTTGAAAAAATCATTATATGATTTAAGCAATCTCTGAGGTATGATATAAGCGGTTTGATATATTTATGCTTAAGCATGATTACTCTTGGAGAAATTATGATAGTTGTGTTTATCATAGGAGGCTTCCAGATGGTTCTTTTGTTTATTTATTGCTAAATATTGATGACATACTTATTGCAGCAAAAATTATATTTGAAGTTAAGAAGTTAAAAGCTCGACTTATAGTgaatttgagatgaaggatttagaTGTAGTAAAGAAGATTTTGGGGATGAAGATTCATAGGGATCACACACGATAGATTTTCTTGTCACAGGGTATGAATGTGCTTGAGCATTTTGGTATACATGATTGTAAGCCAATGAGTACTCCACTTGCAATACATTTCAGATTTTCAGCTACTTTATCTCtacaatagatgagaagaaaaaatatatgtCACATATTTTATATGCTAGTGCGTTAGAAGTATAATGTATGTTCTGATTTGCCCACATCTAGATATCTCATAAACCATCAACATCATATTTTGATATATGGGGCATCCAGGAAAGGCCCATTGACAGTCTGTCAAATGGATCTTACACCATTTGAAAGGCACGATGGATGTTAGTTTGATATATATGATCAAGGTTTAGACACTTCAGTAATTTGTTGGTATATAAACTTTACTTATACAGGTAATTTGGATAGAAAGAGGTCTCTAATAAGCTATGTCTTTAGTCTCTCAAATTTGCTATTAGTTGAAAAGTGACTTTACAGTCTATTATTACTTTATCTACTATAAAAGCAGAGTATATGGTGACGACAGAGGCAGTGAAGGAGGCATTTGATTGCAAGGTTTTGTTGGTCACAGCAGCATGTGACTACTATTTTTTGTGATAACAAGAATATCCTACGTTGACTAAAAATCAAATATATCATGAAAGAATGAAGCATATTAATATTAGATACCACTTCATTTAGAATGTTATATCATAAGGGGTTATCATATTGAAGAAGATTTTTTCGGCAGATAATCCAGCAGATATGATGACCAAGTTACTTATTAATCTTGAATTTAAGTACTGCTTAGACTTGATTCATATTTTGAGACTGAACCACATAAACCGTTATGTCCTATTTTTTCTATATGTGGttatttattgttattttaaattttatactaaTTAACAAATAATCTTGCAACAACTTCAGCAACATAGATCTTTAATGACTTGCTAATGCTCATATATTGTTAGTtgtctctttttttaaaaaaaaaactattagagTGGGTCAGGCGCAGGAAAAGttattagatggattagatccagtagACCACTAATAGCCAGTTGCCACATTATCCTCTTTGCATTTAAACCattcaagataaaaatagaaaTGAGGATTCATCTTGGTTATCCACGATGCATTATATATTTATCTTGGTTATTCAAGATAGATAAAAATTTATTGTTCGGATAAGAACCATATTTGCTTGTTGAGAAAATCATTATATGATTTGAAGCAATCTCTGAGGTAGTGATATAAGCGGTTTGATATATTTATGCTTAGGTATGATTACTCTCAAGAAATTATGATAGTTATGTTTATCACAGGAGGTTTCCAGATGGTTCTTTTGTTTATTTATTGCTCAATGTTGATAATATATTTATTGCAGCAAAAATTATATTTGAAGTTAAGAAGTTAAAAGCTCGACTTAGCAGTgaatttgagatgaaggatttggacgtAGCAAAGAAGATTTTGGGTATGAAGATTCATAGGAATCGACACACGAGTAGATTGTTCTTATCACAGGATATGAATGTACTTGAGTGTTTTGGTATGCATAATTGCAAGCCAATAAGTACTCCACTTGCAACACATTTCAGATTTTCAGCTATTTTATCTCTACAAtcagatgagaagaaaaaatatatgtCACATACTTTATATGCTAGTATGGTTGGAAGTATAATGTATGTTCTGGTTTGCCCACATCCAAATATCTCACAAACCATCAgtattatattttgatatatgGGGCATCCAGGAAAGGCCTATTGACAGGCTGTCAAATAGATCTTACACTATTTGAAAGGCATTACGATGCTGGTTTGGTATATATATGATCAAGGTTCAGACACTTATAGTAATATTGTTGGTATATAAACTCTGCTTATGTAGGTAATTTGGATAGAAAGAGGTCTTTAACAAGTTGTCTTTAGTCTCTCAGATTGTGCTATTATTGAAAAGTGACTTTACAATTTGTTATTACTTTATCTACTATAGAGGCAAAGTATATGATGGCGGCAGAGGCAGTGAAGGAGGCATTTAATTGCAAGATTTTGTTGGTCACAGCAGCAGCATGCGACTACTATTTTTTGTGATAACTAAAATATCCTACATTTGACTAAAAATCAAATGTATCATGAAAGAATGAAGTATATTAATATTAGATACTACTTCATTTGGGATGTTATATCATAAGGGATTATTACACTGAAGAAAAATTTTTCGACAGATAATCCAGCAGATATGATGACCAAGCTATTCACTACTCTTAAATTCAAGTactatttagacttgactcaTATTTTGAGACTGAACCACATTAATTATTATatcctattttttttatatgtgattatttattattattttaaattttatactaaTTAACAAATAATCTTGCAACAACTCCAGCaacatagatctttaatgatttGCTAATGCTTATATACTGTTagttgtcttctttttttttttttttttttttttttttttttttttttttttttttttttttttttacactatTAGAGTGGGTCGGACGCATGAAAAGTTATTAGATGGACTGGATCCAGTAAACCACTCCAATAGCCAGTTGCCACATTACCCTCTTCGCATTTAAACCATTCAAGATCAAAATAGGAATGAGGATTCATCTTGGTTATCCACGATGCATATGCTCAGGAATTTGGACTGGTCTACCTAATAATTCATGGTTAAGAGGGTTGAGCCGTTTTCGTGCTTGGGTTCAGAACTCCCAACACAAAGTCGGATCAAGATTGCAACTTCACCTTCTATCGTAACGAAGCCGACCCCCGTTGCCACCCCTGCACCAAGCAATGGAAACTTCATCATCCTCAATATGACGCAGTCTTCCATGACGGATTGAAATTTATGATTGCAGTGGAGCAGCAAAACAATTTTAATTAACAGCCTGATGTTCCCATCGTGTATCATGTACCCCCCAGCCTTTGCACCTTGAAATTGGCTCATTGTGGTCCGAATAACCTACGCTGTATTTCGTATTTAATATAATTGGTTGCCGATTTAGAAAACAACACCTATAAAATGTGTCAATttgacatctctctctctctctctctcccactctCTAGTTTTTGAAACTTCTTTTCTCTGCACCAGGGAGGGTAGAGGAGATTAAATGGGAAAACTGAAGGTGAAATCTTCCTTTAAATCCCTCCAAGAAGCCATCGCCAGCCTCAAACCAATAGGGCCCCTTTGCATCCAAGAGGCCAAGACCCAGTCCTTCGGAGAAGTAGACCTCTACTCCAGCTTTAATTACGTCTACTACACCCCTTCCACCTCTTCTGCTTCCTCCTCGTTGGGTCTCTCCAAGCTTCTCCCACCGCAACCCCGCCTCGAGGAGGATTTCCTCTCCAGTGCCCCCACCACTTCCACCATGTCCTCCTTTACTCTATCAGCTGAGCCTCATGAGGAATATCCCAACGACCTCCCCAAAGGTCCGATAAGCTCCGCCaggttcttcttctctccccGCACCACCAAATCCATAATGGAGGAAGCCAAAGCCGAGACCGACGTCCTAAAGATATCACCTTTTGGCGATCCATGGCCGGAGATTGGGGCGATGGCGGGGGTCGAGAAGGCCTCATTCCATGAAGAGAGTGTGGCACTAGCCATGGCGTCGGACGACCCGTATCATGACTTCAGAGCGTCCATGGAGGAGATGGTGGAGGCGTACCAGCTGAGGGAGTGGCCCAGCCTGCAGGAACTGTTGCATTGCTATCTGAGGCTCAATGAAAAGAAGAACCACAAGATTATAGTGATGGCGTTTGTGGATTTGCTCATGCACCTCGTCTCTCAAGATAAACAAGGCTTCTCTGCGTGCTGTCCCTGCCTACCAAACATGATTGCTGagagttcttctttttctttcttttttttttttttagcttccttttcttcttcttttttcctcttgTGCTATATGGTTTAATGatcatgcctttttttttttttcctcgatCGGTTCCTTTCTTTGGTTGGGAGGAAGGTAGTGAATGTATGTCTTCCACCGGAAGAAATGAACCAGCGAGAGGTTAAATTAATTTTAGGTGAATGCAGTGGAAGTTTGATCGGTAGGTTCGGAATTAGTTGGCTGTGGTGATGAGATAAGAGGGTATACTCCTTTATTCGTTTACTTTTCCATAAGCTTGAGGAAAGCGAGTCATCACCAAAGATGGAGACTTCTATCCATCTTTGGATAGGCAGCCACAGATTAATTTCTCTACGAACTTCAAACCACCACAGACCACAATGCGTCATACATCAGCGTCGTGGAAGAGTGACGCATCTGCAACCTCAGATTTCATTTGATTTTGGCAGAATTTTATTGGCCAGAAATGAAGATATTAGGATTCTCCGAGCCATGCGGTCCACTGAATATGCACCCAATTTTGTAGAGATGGTTACCGGCTCTTACATCAATTTTGTGAATTAATGTGGTCTTTATCTGAGGTGCTCTCGACTTTTAGAAGTATTAGATCTAATTACCTCAAATTTTAGAAGCTTTAGATTCAATACTTAGCATCAACTGGATGATAATTTTCATTTGATGTGAACAGTACTGTGGTATGgtcaaaaacaaaacaaaacaaaaacaaaaatcatTACTTTGTGGACAGTTGTTTTCAGTTACAGTGCGAAAAAATAATTGTTCTAAAAACTATCATTTTATATATACAATAATTGAGTGAACTGGGGTTTGCTTCAATTGTCGCACTCTTTTGTTTAGCAATCAAAGTTTCTGGATCCCAAACTTAATTACATGGTACATTCTCCAAGTATTTATTAATTACATCGCAAATTTGAATAAACAACGGTCCAAAAGTTATAGCACGGTAACCgactaagaaaaaaaaatgaaaatggaAGTGAACAACTTCCTTTTTGATGGAAGGAAGTGAACCACTTCAAAAATGTTTTGGATAAATGTACGGTAAATCGGTATGCCGGGAAATATCAGGTAAGAGTGAAAACAATTTAGTCCAATATATTCTGCAGCACAGTGGGCACAACGACCATCCTGTTAGTGAGGACCACTAAATCCTGTTTGGGGTGTGGTGTTCGCTGTCACAAGGAACAGTCCAGCTCGGATCAAATGGGGAACGACATTGAAACTTTTGGGAGCACCATTCTTTGCTGATATCACTGCCTATCGCCAGAAAGCATCAGATCCAAATGTAAAATACTAAATGGGTGGCCGTTCATCACGTACGTTTTCTGCTGAAAGCAAATAAAAAGTATATCGTAGAAGCCAAAGACCATACGCTCCAACTGTCAGTCGTATTTGTTTGGAATTCTATTACGCTGAAGATAGGGGAGGGGAGGCCCTCCATTTTGTTTTGTAAGCgataaaaagaatataaaaaagatAACAGCTGTGATAGCATGTTATTTAGCGTTCTTATAATGTAAATAACAGCCCCTATATATTTTTAGTAAGTCGTATCATTCTCTcaataaaatatcattttcaaattttaattttttatcggtTTTTCAATTCTTCAAAAAGATTGTAAGATCTGAAAAGACAATATTTCAAATCTGATCGGAAAAATAATGTTGTTTTTTTTCCATCGTTGCCTATTATTTTGTCTTATAACAGCAATTATagtatactaaaaaaaaaaatcaaaatatagtaTATTTTGAGATAAATAATGATTGTTATAGCCATTAATTATAATGATCTATAACAGTTTGCGCTAGAGTTTGTTAATAATGTTGTTGAAATCTTAGTCACTGGAGCAGTAtcttaataattaattaacaaactAGATGATCAGGAGACATGTCTATGTACACTtgtgggagggggagagagagaggtgtggcaGTAGATTTGTCATTTAGGCATGAGTCATTAAGAGGAGCCTCCACAGAAACATATAGAAATGATTCATTGAGGTGGCAGTATGCCAACGTAGTCACGTCACCTTGGTCAAATCATCCTACAAAATCGATGCATGAGATAATTATCCGGTCTTGCATGCCTTTatttcacttttcttttttttaaactaatttggtagGACGTCACCTGTGACCTTTGTACTCATGCACATCTTAATTACagctctagtttttttttttgggtaactaAAAGCATATAGTTCCAGATTAAATAGCAATAGCTGCAGCACAAATACGACATATATACGCCAAGctctaatatatatttttttaaaaccaAAATAAACGGCGATAACTGCAAGGGCCCATAAGCGTCTAAATAATATACGGCATGCTGTCGGCCTTTTTCCATGAAAGCACCAACACATGCAACATGCACGAGACGTAACAGTGAGAGGAAAGTGCCCTACCATTGCACAAAAGACAAAGTCCAAGGCCCTTTATCTTTTTCtaacttttttgtttttttaacttAGCCCACATAAAGCAGCATTATATATATGGCCAAAGAGTATCTATCACAAACGTTACAGCATGTGCATACTTAGGCTATGACAATTCATATTCCATCTTCCTACATCTTATTTTAGAGACATTGTTTCTCTTATTACAGAGCTAAGAAATAACCAGTGGCAAAAATACTAGCTAGAGAGCATCTCCCAAGATCGAACGCAAAACCTTCCCCATTTAAAGAGGGGATGCAATAATTGTGCTCAAGCCAATTTGCTATTCTTGTTATTATATATCTgcaatttacttaacctttcacggtaaatttgcccttttttttttctttctctttgttgaCAATGATTGATGGAGAGATTGATGAGAGTGGTGGTGGTTGTTTCATGTCCAATCAGCAAGGACAAATAATTTGTTGTGCAACATAGGTCTCGACGTATATCACTAGTTGTTGGAAATAATTCTTATCTAGCAATTGCGATGTTGCTACTATAATATTAATCTTAGGTCTTGATGTATATCATTAGTCATTGGAATAATTCTTATCTAGAAATTATGATGTTACT from Elaeis guineensis isolate ETL-2024a chromosome 4, EG11, whole genome shotgun sequence includes these protein-coding regions:
- the LOC105043538 gene encoding transcription repressor OFP13, which encodes MGKLKVKSSFKSLQEAIASLKPIGPLCIQEAKTQSFGEVDLYSSFNYVYYTPSTSSASSSLGLSKLLPPQPRLEEDFLSSAPTTSTMSSFTLSAEPHEEYPNDLPKGPISSARFFFSPRTTKSIMEEAKAETDVLKISPFGDPWPEIGAMAGVEKASFHEESVALAMASDDPYHDFRASMEEMVEAYQLREWPSLQELLHCYLRLNEKKNHKIIVMAFVDLLMHLVSQDKQGFSACCPCLPNMIAESSSFSFFFFFLASFSSSFFLLCYMV